Genomic segment of Clostridium sp. Marseille-P299:
AGAATTAAAAGAGATGGGTGCTAGTAACGTAAGACTTTCAGATAATTGCTATGTTTATGCAACAATTCCAGCAACTATTGATAAGAAAGTTCCATCCATTGGATTCATTTCACATATGGATACTGCACCAGCAATGACTGGAACCGATGTAAAACCAAGAGTGGTTTCAAATTATGATGGTGGAGACATCGTTTTAAATGAAGCACTTGGCATTGTATTATCTCCAAATCAGTTCCCTAAATTAAAGGACCGTGTTGGTGAAGATTTAGTTGTAACTGATGGAACCACATTACTTGGTTCCGATGATAAAGCTGGTGTTGCTGAAATTATGACAATGGCAGAGTATTTACTTACTCATAAAGAAATCCCTCACGGAGAGATTCAAATTGGATTCACTCCAGATGAAGAAGTTGGAAGAGGCGTAGACTTTTTTGATGTAAAAGGCTTTGGTGCTGAATTCGCGTATACAGTAGATGGTTCTACACTTGGTGAAATTGAGTATGAGAACTTTAATGCTGGTAATGTAAAAGTAAAAATTAATGGTAGAAGCATTCATCCAGGAAGTGCAAAAGGTAAAATGATTAATGCAATTTTACTTGGTATGGAACTTCAATCTATGTTGCCAGTAGAACAAAATCCTGCTTATACAGAAGGATACGAAGGATTTTATCACTTAGATCATATTGAAGGTAATGTAGAAGCAGCATCTATGGTTTATATCATCAGAGATCATGACCGAGTAAAATTTGAAGAGAAAAAACAATTCTTTAAGAGCGTATGTGATTTCTTAAATCAAAAATATGGTGAAGGAACCATTGAGTGCGAAATCAAAGATAATTATTACAATATGAAAGAAATGGTGGAACCACACATGCATTTAATTGATAATGCAATAAAAGCCATGGAGGAACTTGGTATTACACCAATGATTTCACCAATTCGTGGTGGTACGGATGGAGCTAGACTTTCTTATATGGGATTACCTTGCCCTAACTTATGTACTGGTGGAGAAAACTATCATGGAAAGTATGAGTATGTTTCTGTACAATCTATGGAAAAAACAGTAGAGATTATTCTTAAAATTATTGAACTTTATGGAAGAGCATAAATAGATAGTCATACGTGAGTTCAGATTCTAAAATCAGTATTTAAAGGGAAAATCGGAAGTTTATTGGAAGGAATATATCGGTGTGTTTGATATTAATCAGGTCATTGATTATATTTAATGAATATAAAATTTAAATTGACATTGCGTTAAACTTCTGCTACACTAAAGTGCAATAAACCTAACCATTGGTTAATATTAATAAGGCTGTGACAGGGAGGAGTACATACTCATTTGATGCCAAGAGAGAAGGCGGTTGGTGTAAGTCTTCGTGAGATGAGTAACGGAAGTAGCCCTTGAGCTTTGAACCGAACATTTTAGTAGGCTTCAACGGAAGATTCCACCGTTATAAGGAAGTAGTATTTAGTACATTCTTTGTATCAATGACGATTACAAGTCAGATTGTATTATGTACTATAAAGTGCAGAGTTAATTCTGAAATTAGGTGGTACCACGGATGTTACGTTCGCCCTAAGCCTTTGGCTTATGGCGGGCGTTTTTTTATACATATTTGGAACAAAGTACAAAGTTTGTTCCATGACAGTTTAAAAAATATTTTATTTAACATAAAGAAAGGTGTGTATTAGGATGAGAAGTGATTCAGTAACAAAAGGCATGCAACAGGCACCTCATAGATCCCTGTTTAACGCATTAGGGTTAACGAAGGAAGAAATGGAAAGACCACTAGTCGGTATTGTAAGTTCTTATAATGAAATTGTACCAGGTCATATGAATTTAGATAAAATAGTTGAAGCAGTTAAATTAGGCGTCGCAATGGCAGGAGGAACTCCGATTGTGTTCCCTGCAATCGCGGTATGTGATGGTATTTCCATGGGTCATGTGGGAATGAAATACTCTTTAGTAACTAGAGATTTAATTGCAGATTCCACAGAAGCTATGGCGATGGCTCATGCATTTGACGCTTTAGTTATGGTACCAAACTGTGATAAAAACGTGCCAGGTCTATTAATGGCAGCAGCAAGAGTGAACATACCTACTATTTTTGTTAGTGGTGGTCCAATGTTAGCTGGTAGGGTACAAGGTAAGAAAACAAGCTTATCAAGTATGTTTGAAGCCGTTGGAAGTTACGCTGCAGGTAAAATGTCAGCAGAAGAAGTGGAAGAGTTTGAAAATAAAGCGTGTCCAACTTGCGGTTCTTGTTCTGGTATGTACACTGCAAATAGTATGAACTGTTTAACAGAAGCTCTTGGTATGGGACTTCGTGGTAATGGAACGATACCAGCTGTATATTCTGAAAGAATTAAACTTGCAAAACATGCAGGAATGCAAATAATGGAGCTATTAAAGAGAGATATTCGTCCAAGAGATATTATGACAGAAAAAGCATTTATGAATGCTTTAACAGTAGATATGGCACTTGGATGCTCCACCAATAGTATGTTACATTTACCAGCGATTGCTCATGAAGCAGGGGTTGAATTAAATGTAGATATCGCTAATGAAATTAGTGCAAAAACTCCAAATCTTTGCCACCTTGCACCAGCAGGTCCAACTTATATGGAAGATTTAAATGAAGCAGGTGGAGTTTATGCAGTATTAAATGAACTTGATAAAAAAGGTTTATTATATACTGACTTAATTACAGTGACAGGAAAAACAATCGCAGAGAATATTCAGGGTTGTTATAATAAAAATCCTGAAGTTATTCGTCCAATTGAAAATCCATACAGCGAGACTGGTGGAATTGCAGTATTAAAGGGTAATTTAGCACCGGATTCTTGCGTTGTTAAACGTTCTGCAGTAGCACCTGAAATGATGGTACATGAAGGACCAGCAAGAGTATTTGATTGTGAAGAAGATGCTATTGAAGCAATTAAAGGTGGAAAGATCGTTGCTGGAGATGTTGTTGTAATTCGCTATGAAGGACCAAAAGGTGGCCCAGGTATGAGAGAAATGTTAAACCCAACTTCAGCAATCGCTGG
This window contains:
- the pepT gene encoding peptidase T encodes the protein MKTVLERFLSYVKIDTQSKDDQEMVPSTSKQRNLAEVLVKELKEMGASNVRLSDNCYVYATIPATIDKKVPSIGFISHMDTAPAMTGTDVKPRVVSNYDGGDIVLNEALGIVLSPNQFPKLKDRVGEDLVVTDGTTLLGSDDKAGVAEIMTMAEYLLTHKEIPHGEIQIGFTPDEEVGRGVDFFDVKGFGAEFAYTVDGSTLGEIEYENFNAGNVKVKINGRSIHPGSAKGKMINAILLGMELQSMLPVEQNPAYTEGYEGFYHLDHIEGNVEAASMVYIIRDHDRVKFEEKKQFFKSVCDFLNQKYGEGTIECEIKDNYYNMKEMVEPHMHLIDNAIKAMEELGITPMISPIRGGTDGARLSYMGLPCPNLCTGGENYHGKYEYVSVQSMEKTVEIILKIIELYGRA
- the ilvD gene encoding dihydroxy-acid dehydratase, coding for MRSDSVTKGMQQAPHRSLFNALGLTKEEMERPLVGIVSSYNEIVPGHMNLDKIVEAVKLGVAMAGGTPIVFPAIAVCDGISMGHVGMKYSLVTRDLIADSTEAMAMAHAFDALVMVPNCDKNVPGLLMAAARVNIPTIFVSGGPMLAGRVQGKKTSLSSMFEAVGSYAAGKMSAEEVEEFENKACPTCGSCSGMYTANSMNCLTEALGMGLRGNGTIPAVYSERIKLAKHAGMQIMELLKRDIRPRDIMTEKAFMNALTVDMALGCSTNSMLHLPAIAHEAGVELNVDIANEISAKTPNLCHLAPAGPTYMEDLNEAGGVYAVLNELDKKGLLYTDLITVTGKTIAENIQGCYNKNPEVIRPIENPYSETGGIAVLKGNLAPDSCVVKRSAVAPEMMVHEGPARVFDCEEDAIEAIKGGKIVAGDVVVIRYEGPKGGPGMREMLNPTSAIAGMGLGSSVALITDGRFSGASRGASIGHVSPEAAVGGNIALVEEGDIIKINIPNNTIDFVVSDEELERRRANWKPRQPKITTGYLARYASMVTSGNRGAILEIK